The following coding sequences are from one Azospirillum humicireducens window:
- a CDS encoding ParA family protein has protein sequence MPIITSASTKGGPGKTTLSLCLADHWRRAGRKVELLDIDPNRNLTQWIKAAGAPITCTTVDEDDIIEAATEAEQRADWVVIDVAGVLARGLVHSIGVANAVLIPSRPDLKDALEAARTYQHVIAEQKMAQRRDPQARIPAAVVLMQVNRRAQAAGFAREQLSALKVPLLAAEIPLRTAYQNYSFAGLPLDDAMVRGDFAELAASVEDLIHG, from the coding sequence ATGCCGATCATCACGTCAGCCAGCACGAAGGGCGGGCCGGGAAAGACGACCCTGTCGCTCTGTCTCGCTGACCACTGGCGCCGGGCCGGCCGCAAAGTGGAGTTGCTGGACATCGATCCCAACCGCAACCTGACCCAGTGGATCAAGGCGGCCGGGGCTCCGATAACCTGCACCACGGTCGACGAGGACGACATCATCGAGGCGGCGACCGAGGCCGAACAGCGGGCGGACTGGGTCGTCATCGATGTCGCCGGTGTGCTGGCGCGCGGGCTGGTGCATTCCATCGGCGTCGCCAATGCGGTGCTCATCCCGTCGCGTCCCGACCTGAAGGATGCGCTGGAAGCCGCGCGCACCTATCAGCATGTGATCGCGGAGCAGAAGATGGCGCAGCGTCGCGATCCGCAGGCGCGCATTCCGGCTGCCGTGGTTCTGATGCAGGTGAACCGCCGCGCCCAGGCTGCCGGCTTCGCCCGCGAACAGCTCTCCGCCCTGAAGGTGCCGCTGCTGGCGGCGGAAATCCCGTTGCGTACCGCCTATCAGAACTATTCCTTTGCCGGCCTGCCGTTGGACGATGCCATGGTGCGCGGCGACTTCGCCGAACTGGCTGCAAGCGTGGAAGACCTGATCCATGGCTAG